In one Anas platyrhynchos isolate ZD024472 breed Pekin duck chromosome 8, IASCAAS_PekinDuck_T2T, whole genome shotgun sequence genomic region, the following are encoded:
- the ERICH3 gene encoding glutamate-rich protein 3 isoform X2 gives MRRDHQKYVQECLARAIFLKVLDMERHHQLEIKRKLENSMRKERVLQKNKVERSRRSVEGASPVHSLHPPVGPRSHYGLHPVVAGEPASHSQMRAPGLADYSGGHPSYQHRFKESSFFKITSCRPHTAPGNMQHPLRLQPLHSSAVVGSVPKTSGSKQKCHMLENDQQLASGGEKTELRLLNSMEYVTGKSPYRLPVINNYVMPVPPPPLQKGDKSVKATRNGMPRGRRFRPPPTPNGLEQLLTKNSGGLPKPSLRSNASITMIFLGKSVHLSHDDADYKDEVKVCQQHCGGENLCVFKGKLLEGETFQFVSKRHHGFPFSLTFFLNGMQVDRLSSCCEYKHQKRSRLGGRHGYFGFLNVEGASPCYRCIIAMGLDKKPSPPKRKIEKDYEEKQVGSWKGGAHSEPSDSSVEQKSSKDLVLVILPGHEASMETIEEKMETGQEHRGEERKKLLNHETEDSQEDTGKNDYDEDFEAEEVNEEGQTSDQRNGMSKSSPDDEKHNLDYEKESENSSQKALQASVSERDESDGYSDSDLEDDKQDRRSAHSLSSTSAQYSSGDDSDVQKMIENIKGKEEYDIKKASDNTAHAQYRSENGENILFKTEDNQETFTLEKEDIHEAEKTKVEDRPAGEDTEIFHENITSIQHQSPEVNWELRQARTVESNIKEDGEKNASNKRDSGEKDVLVPLENNMMEVENRNEEFPQSDKGSAPGGAFLAEGTRAPDVQKAAEQEARGVQVAGQRQALVEEGRVAEEGDSHAHDAGRRAAQAGDVLPEGEVVAVVPAAGQLAAEGQAPARGAMAEGDAKEKETGKGVPGAEVVAGGQKAVMRVMESVGALQEPGSKGEESAGVGGPARREADGAVPGCGEGAGELSGGGEAMEKASGVEKAVGMAEPLLKEAVGDTMSEAEEAAEEGRFAGKGIVEDAVCEGEEAVEDANLAEEEITGVAGLEGAEAIEEAVSEGEEAVEKPVALRETLGDTEVCTGGEELKPNEFTQLKASGEEKAEMKDAAIGIAMSETDRPPEVEERSLPRAEEVVEESVDAGKGPVLQVASGLGALVEAGRDPASEGSSLLEQTATAEDEEGSAEALLLENPSLGSKAKPDGVMEENLDGPVMGLSAEIAGAEIGGGGVMGGVAGPWELEAAEQGLRECATGQDGVVLGAGRTPGEEVVEEPAPPAEGLCESRAGEAAGTAVRKAENGGGAVGLEAAVAGDSWMGDGVGAWERGTRAGAGGQSRMGVAVAEGPAVQGGTVQEGAHIKGKESGLSESAQKGKAEGVSEDTQGDSGAQEQRKKSPMRGSPDAGAAATDGSCCEDVVNLDAAVVPSIGPQDKEETVL, from the exons ATGAGGAGGGATCACCAGAAATATGTACAGGAGTGCCTGGCTCGGGCCATATTTCTTAAGGTCCTTGACATGGAG CGTCATCATCagctggaaataaaaaggaaacttgAAAATTCTATGAGGAAGGAGAGGGTTCTGCAGAAGAACAAG gTGGAACGATCCAGAAGATCAGTGGAAGGTGCTAGCCCTGTGCACTCCCTACATCCACCAGTTGGTCCCAGAAGTCATTATGGACTGCATCCTGTAGTGGCTGGAGAACCAGCTAGTCATTCACAAATG AGGGCACCTGGACTTGCAGATTATAGTGGTGGACATCCTTCTTATCAACACCGATTCAAAGagtcttctttttttaagaTA acttCCTGTCGACCACATACAGCTCCAGGAAATATGCAACACCCACTTCGACTCCAGCCACTTCACAGCAGTGCTGTAGTAGGGTCTGTTCCAAAGACTTCAGGCTCTAAACAAAAGTGCCATATGCTTGAAAATGATCAGCAGTTAGCTAGTGGG ggggAGAAGACTGAGTTAAGACTTCTGAACTCAATGGAATATGTGACTGGTAAATCCCCATATCGACTTCCTGTTATTAACAATTACGTGATGCCAGTGCCACCTCCCCCTCTACAAAAAGGAGACAAGAGTGTAAAGGCAACAAGAAATGGGATGCCCAGAGGGAGACGAtttcgccccccccccacaccaaATGGCTTAGAGCAACTTTTAACAAAG AATTCTGGAGGATTACCTAAGCCCTCATTACGCAGCAATGCATCTATTACCATGATCTTTCTAGGAAAAAGTGTGCATTTATCTCATGATGATGCTGATTATAAAGATGAAGTCAAAGTCTGTCAACAGCACTGTGGAGGAGAAAACCTTTGTGTCTTCAAAGGCAAGCTTTTGGAAGGAG AGACCTTCCAGTTTGTCTCAAAGAGGCACCATGGTTTCCCATTCAGTCTCACCTTTTTTCTCAATGGGATGCAAGTGGACAGGTTGAGCTCTTGCTGTGAGTACAAACATCAGAAGCgttccaggctgggaggcagacatGGATACTTTGGGTTTCTTAACGTGGAAGGAGCATCTCCTTGCTATAG gtgcATTATTGCAATGGGTCTGGACAAAAAGCCATCCCCTCCCAAGAGAAAGATTGAGAAGGACTATGAGGAAAAGCAAGTGGGTTCCTGGAAAGGTGGAGCACACAGTGAGCCAAGTGATAGCAGTGTTGAGCAGAAATCAAGCAAAGATTTGGTGTTAGTCATCTTACCAGGTCATGAAGCAAGTATGGAAACCATTGAAGAGAAAATGGAGACCGGacaggagcatagaggagaagaaaggaaaaaactatTAAATCATGAGACAGAAGATAGTCAGGAAGACACTGGTAAAAATG aCTATGATGAAGATTTTGAAGCAGAAGAAGTTAATGAAGAAGGACAGACTAGTGATCAAAGAAATGGAATGTCAAAGTCATCCCCAGATGATGAAAAACATAATTTAGACTATGAAAAGGAGAGTGAAAACTCATCACAGAAGGCACTGCAGGCCTCTGTCAGTGAGAGAGATGAAAGTGATGGATATTCTGACAGTGACTTGGAGGATGACAAACAAG ATAGGAGGTCTGCACATTCTCTCTCATCCACCAGTGCTCAGTATAGCAGTGGAGATGACTCTGACGTTCAAAAGATGATAGAAAATATTAAGGGCAAAGAGGAGTATGATATCAAAAAGGCATCTGATAACACAGCGCATGCACAATACAGAAGTGAGAATGGGGAAAATATACTGTTCAAAACAGAGGACAACCAGGAAACTTTTACACTGGAAAAGGAAGACATACATgaagcagaaaagacaaaagtGGAAGATCGACCAGCAGGGGAAGATACTGAaatttttcatgaaaacatAACATCAATACAGCATCAAAGTCCTGAAGTTAATTGGGAACTCAGACAGGCTAGGACAGTAGAAAGTAACATAAAGGAAGATGGGGAGAAGAATGCAAGTAACAAGAGAGACAGTGGGGAGAAAGATGTTCTAGTGCCTTTGGAAAATAATATGATGGAAGTGGAGAATagaaatgaagaatttcctcaaAGTGACAAAGGAAGTG CACCAGGTGGAGCTTTCTTGGCAGAAGGAACAAGAGCACCTGATgtgcagaaggcagcagaacAAGAGGCACGAGGAGTGCAGGTGGCAGGGCAGAGACAAGCACTGGTGGAGGAAGGCCGTGTAGCTGAGGAAGGAGATTCTCACGCTCACGACGCAGGACGGAGAGCGGCCCAGGCAGGAGATGTGCTGCCCGAGGGAGAGGTGGTGGCCGTGGTGCCAGCAGCGGGTCAGCTGGCTGCGGAAGGACAAGCACCTGCCAGGGGGGCCATGGCAGAAGGAGATGCCAAGGAAAAGGAGACAGGGAAGGGAGTGCCTGGAGCAGAAGTGGTAGCTGGGGGGCAGAAAGCTGTGATGAGGGTGATGGAGAGTGtgggagcactgcaggagcCAGGGAGCAAGGGAGAGGAATCAGCAGGAGTGGGGGGGCCGGCACGCAGGGAGGCAGACGGGGCAGTGCCTGGGTGtggtgagggagctggggagctcTCTGGAGGCGGGGAGGCCATGGAGAAGGCCTCTGGGGTGGAGAAGGCAGTGGGGATGGCAGAGCCCCTATTGAAGGAGGCAGTGGGTGACACCATGTCTGAGGCAGAGGAGGCCGCGGAGGAGGGACGTTTTGCAGGGAAGGGCATTGTGGAGGATGCTGTATGTGAGGGagaggaggctgtggaggaTGCAAACTTGGCAGAAGAAGAGATTACGGGAGTGGCTGGCCTTGAAGGAGCGGAGGCTATAGAGGAAGCTGTTTCTGAAggggaggaggctgtggagaaACCTGTGGCTCTCAGGGAAACATTAGGGGATACCGAAGTTTGCACAGGCGGGGAAGAACTAAAGCCAAATGAGTTCACCCAACTGAAAGCTTCAGGGGAAGAGAAGGCGGAGATGAAGGATGCTGCCATAGGAATAGCAATGTCTGAGACTGACAGACCACCAGAAGTGGAAGAGAGATCTCTCCCAAGAgcagaggaggtggtggaggagtcTGTGGATGCAGGCAAGGGTCCAGTGTTACAAGTAGCATCTGGATTAGGGGCTCTGGTGGAGGCTGGAAGGGATCCTGCAAGTGAAGGGTCATCTTTGTTGGAGCAGACAGCAACAGCAGAAGATGAGGAGGGTTCAGCAGAAGCACTTTTGCTTGAAAACCCATCTTTGGGCAGCAAAGCAAAGCCAGATGGAGTAATGGAAGAAAATCTTGATGGGCCAGTGATGGGACTATCTGCAGAGATAGCTGGAGCTGAGATAGGAGGTGGAGGAGTCATGGGAGGAGTGGCAGGTCCATGGGAGCTggaagctgcagagcagggatTGAGGGAGTGTGCTACAGGTCAGGATGGGGTGGTGCTGGGAGCGGGGAGAACTCCTGgtgaggaggtggtggaggaacCAGCACCGCCCGCAGAGGGACTGTgtgagagcagagctggggaggcagctggcactgcAGTGAGGAAGGCAGAGAACGGGGGGGGAGCGGTGGGGCTGGAGGCGGCGgtggctggggacagctggATGGGTGATGGGGTGGGAGCATGGGAGAGGGGGACAAGAGCGGGGGCAGGGGGACAGAGCAGGATGGGGGTGGCAGTGGCAGAGGGGCCAGCAGTCCAGGGAGGGACGGTGCAGGAGGGAGCACATATCAAAGGGAAAGAGTCTGGCCTCAGTGAAAGTGCCCAGAAGGGAAAGGCTGAGGGTGTTTCAGAAGACACACAGGGTGACTCCGGGGCTcaggagcagaggaagaaaagtcCCATGCGAGGAAGCCCAGATGCGGGAGCTGCTGCCACGGATGGGAGCTGCTGTGAG GATGTTGTAAACCTGGATGCAGCTGTTGTGCCCTCCATAGGGCCCCAGGACAAGGAAGAAACTGTCCTCTAA
- the ERICH3 gene encoding glutamate-rich protein 3 isoform X1, with amino-acid sequence MSDPRPGFLATYNSLTDKHLAGYFSNTRIRRHLQRSGLISRSGRIIPEKEYRLNAMRRDHQKYVQECLARAIFLKVLDMERHHQLEIKRKLENSMRKERVLQKNKVERSRRSVEGASPVHSLHPPVGPRSHYGLHPVVAGEPASHSQMRAPGLADYSGGHPSYQHRFKESSFFKITSCRPHTAPGNMQHPLRLQPLHSSAVVGSVPKTSGSKQKCHMLENDQQLASGGEKTELRLLNSMEYVTGKSPYRLPVINNYVMPVPPPPLQKGDKSVKATRNGMPRGRRFRPPPTPNGLEQLLTKNSGGLPKPSLRSNASITMIFLGKSVHLSHDDADYKDEVKVCQQHCGGENLCVFKGKLLEGETFQFVSKRHHGFPFSLTFFLNGMQVDRLSSCCEYKHQKRSRLGGRHGYFGFLNVEGASPCYRCIIAMGLDKKPSPPKRKIEKDYEEKQVGSWKGGAHSEPSDSSVEQKSSKDLVLVILPGHEASMETIEEKMETGQEHRGEERKKLLNHETEDSQEDTGKNDYDEDFEAEEVNEEGQTSDQRNGMSKSSPDDEKHNLDYEKESENSSQKALQASVSERDESDGYSDSDLEDDKQDRRSAHSLSSTSAQYSSGDDSDVQKMIENIKGKEEYDIKKASDNTAHAQYRSENGENILFKTEDNQETFTLEKEDIHEAEKTKVEDRPAGEDTEIFHENITSIQHQSPEVNWELRQARTVESNIKEDGEKNASNKRDSGEKDVLVPLENNMMEVENRNEEFPQSDKGSAPGGAFLAEGTRAPDVQKAAEQEARGVQVAGQRQALVEEGRVAEEGDSHAHDAGRRAAQAGDVLPEGEVVAVVPAAGQLAAEGQAPARGAMAEGDAKEKETGKGVPGAEVVAGGQKAVMRVMESVGALQEPGSKGEESAGVGGPARREADGAVPGCGEGAGELSGGGEAMEKASGVEKAVGMAEPLLKEAVGDTMSEAEEAAEEGRFAGKGIVEDAVCEGEEAVEDANLAEEEITGVAGLEGAEAIEEAVSEGEEAVEKPVALRETLGDTEVCTGGEELKPNEFTQLKASGEEKAEMKDAAIGIAMSETDRPPEVEERSLPRAEEVVEESVDAGKGPVLQVASGLGALVEAGRDPASEGSSLLEQTATAEDEEGSAEALLLENPSLGSKAKPDGVMEENLDGPVMGLSAEIAGAEIGGGGVMGGVAGPWELEAAEQGLRECATGQDGVVLGAGRTPGEEVVEEPAPPAEGLCESRAGEAAGTAVRKAENGGGAVGLEAAVAGDSWMGDGVGAWERGTRAGAGGQSRMGVAVAEGPAVQGGTVQEGAHIKGKESGLSESAQKGKAEGVSEDTQGDSGAQEQRKKSPMRGSPDAGAAATDGSCCEDVVNLDAAVVPSIGPQDKEETVL; translated from the exons GTTTCTTGCAACCTACAATAGCCTTACAGACAAACACCTGGCTGGGTATTTCAGCAATACCAGGATAAGACGACATCTTCAGAGATCAGGACTG ATCTCAAGGAGTGGAAGAATAATACCTGAGAAAGAATACCGGCTAAATGCTATGAGGAGGGATCACCAGAAATATGTACAGGAGTGCCTGGCTCGGGCCATATTTCTTAAGGTCCTTGACATGGAG CGTCATCATCagctggaaataaaaaggaaacttgAAAATTCTATGAGGAAGGAGAGGGTTCTGCAGAAGAACAAG gTGGAACGATCCAGAAGATCAGTGGAAGGTGCTAGCCCTGTGCACTCCCTACATCCACCAGTTGGTCCCAGAAGTCATTATGGACTGCATCCTGTAGTGGCTGGAGAACCAGCTAGTCATTCACAAATG AGGGCACCTGGACTTGCAGATTATAGTGGTGGACATCCTTCTTATCAACACCGATTCAAAGagtcttctttttttaagaTA acttCCTGTCGACCACATACAGCTCCAGGAAATATGCAACACCCACTTCGACTCCAGCCACTTCACAGCAGTGCTGTAGTAGGGTCTGTTCCAAAGACTTCAGGCTCTAAACAAAAGTGCCATATGCTTGAAAATGATCAGCAGTTAGCTAGTGGG ggggAGAAGACTGAGTTAAGACTTCTGAACTCAATGGAATATGTGACTGGTAAATCCCCATATCGACTTCCTGTTATTAACAATTACGTGATGCCAGTGCCACCTCCCCCTCTACAAAAAGGAGACAAGAGTGTAAAGGCAACAAGAAATGGGATGCCCAGAGGGAGACGAtttcgccccccccccacaccaaATGGCTTAGAGCAACTTTTAACAAAG AATTCTGGAGGATTACCTAAGCCCTCATTACGCAGCAATGCATCTATTACCATGATCTTTCTAGGAAAAAGTGTGCATTTATCTCATGATGATGCTGATTATAAAGATGAAGTCAAAGTCTGTCAACAGCACTGTGGAGGAGAAAACCTTTGTGTCTTCAAAGGCAAGCTTTTGGAAGGAG AGACCTTCCAGTTTGTCTCAAAGAGGCACCATGGTTTCCCATTCAGTCTCACCTTTTTTCTCAATGGGATGCAAGTGGACAGGTTGAGCTCTTGCTGTGAGTACAAACATCAGAAGCgttccaggctgggaggcagacatGGATACTTTGGGTTTCTTAACGTGGAAGGAGCATCTCCTTGCTATAG gtgcATTATTGCAATGGGTCTGGACAAAAAGCCATCCCCTCCCAAGAGAAAGATTGAGAAGGACTATGAGGAAAAGCAAGTGGGTTCCTGGAAAGGTGGAGCACACAGTGAGCCAAGTGATAGCAGTGTTGAGCAGAAATCAAGCAAAGATTTGGTGTTAGTCATCTTACCAGGTCATGAAGCAAGTATGGAAACCATTGAAGAGAAAATGGAGACCGGacaggagcatagaggagaagaaaggaaaaaactatTAAATCATGAGACAGAAGATAGTCAGGAAGACACTGGTAAAAATG aCTATGATGAAGATTTTGAAGCAGAAGAAGTTAATGAAGAAGGACAGACTAGTGATCAAAGAAATGGAATGTCAAAGTCATCCCCAGATGATGAAAAACATAATTTAGACTATGAAAAGGAGAGTGAAAACTCATCACAGAAGGCACTGCAGGCCTCTGTCAGTGAGAGAGATGAAAGTGATGGATATTCTGACAGTGACTTGGAGGATGACAAACAAG ATAGGAGGTCTGCACATTCTCTCTCATCCACCAGTGCTCAGTATAGCAGTGGAGATGACTCTGACGTTCAAAAGATGATAGAAAATATTAAGGGCAAAGAGGAGTATGATATCAAAAAGGCATCTGATAACACAGCGCATGCACAATACAGAAGTGAGAATGGGGAAAATATACTGTTCAAAACAGAGGACAACCAGGAAACTTTTACACTGGAAAAGGAAGACATACATgaagcagaaaagacaaaagtGGAAGATCGACCAGCAGGGGAAGATACTGAaatttttcatgaaaacatAACATCAATACAGCATCAAAGTCCTGAAGTTAATTGGGAACTCAGACAGGCTAGGACAGTAGAAAGTAACATAAAGGAAGATGGGGAGAAGAATGCAAGTAACAAGAGAGACAGTGGGGAGAAAGATGTTCTAGTGCCTTTGGAAAATAATATGATGGAAGTGGAGAATagaaatgaagaatttcctcaaAGTGACAAAGGAAGTG CACCAGGTGGAGCTTTCTTGGCAGAAGGAACAAGAGCACCTGATgtgcagaaggcagcagaacAAGAGGCACGAGGAGTGCAGGTGGCAGGGCAGAGACAAGCACTGGTGGAGGAAGGCCGTGTAGCTGAGGAAGGAGATTCTCACGCTCACGACGCAGGACGGAGAGCGGCCCAGGCAGGAGATGTGCTGCCCGAGGGAGAGGTGGTGGCCGTGGTGCCAGCAGCGGGTCAGCTGGCTGCGGAAGGACAAGCACCTGCCAGGGGGGCCATGGCAGAAGGAGATGCCAAGGAAAAGGAGACAGGGAAGGGAGTGCCTGGAGCAGAAGTGGTAGCTGGGGGGCAGAAAGCTGTGATGAGGGTGATGGAGAGTGtgggagcactgcaggagcCAGGGAGCAAGGGAGAGGAATCAGCAGGAGTGGGGGGGCCGGCACGCAGGGAGGCAGACGGGGCAGTGCCTGGGTGtggtgagggagctggggagctcTCTGGAGGCGGGGAGGCCATGGAGAAGGCCTCTGGGGTGGAGAAGGCAGTGGGGATGGCAGAGCCCCTATTGAAGGAGGCAGTGGGTGACACCATGTCTGAGGCAGAGGAGGCCGCGGAGGAGGGACGTTTTGCAGGGAAGGGCATTGTGGAGGATGCTGTATGTGAGGGagaggaggctgtggaggaTGCAAACTTGGCAGAAGAAGAGATTACGGGAGTGGCTGGCCTTGAAGGAGCGGAGGCTATAGAGGAAGCTGTTTCTGAAggggaggaggctgtggagaaACCTGTGGCTCTCAGGGAAACATTAGGGGATACCGAAGTTTGCACAGGCGGGGAAGAACTAAAGCCAAATGAGTTCACCCAACTGAAAGCTTCAGGGGAAGAGAAGGCGGAGATGAAGGATGCTGCCATAGGAATAGCAATGTCTGAGACTGACAGACCACCAGAAGTGGAAGAGAGATCTCTCCCAAGAgcagaggaggtggtggaggagtcTGTGGATGCAGGCAAGGGTCCAGTGTTACAAGTAGCATCTGGATTAGGGGCTCTGGTGGAGGCTGGAAGGGATCCTGCAAGTGAAGGGTCATCTTTGTTGGAGCAGACAGCAACAGCAGAAGATGAGGAGGGTTCAGCAGAAGCACTTTTGCTTGAAAACCCATCTTTGGGCAGCAAAGCAAAGCCAGATGGAGTAATGGAAGAAAATCTTGATGGGCCAGTGATGGGACTATCTGCAGAGATAGCTGGAGCTGAGATAGGAGGTGGAGGAGTCATGGGAGGAGTGGCAGGTCCATGGGAGCTggaagctgcagagcagggatTGAGGGAGTGTGCTACAGGTCAGGATGGGGTGGTGCTGGGAGCGGGGAGAACTCCTGgtgaggaggtggtggaggaacCAGCACCGCCCGCAGAGGGACTGTgtgagagcagagctggggaggcagctggcactgcAGTGAGGAAGGCAGAGAACGGGGGGGGAGCGGTGGGGCTGGAGGCGGCGgtggctggggacagctggATGGGTGATGGGGTGGGAGCATGGGAGAGGGGGACAAGAGCGGGGGCAGGGGGACAGAGCAGGATGGGGGTGGCAGTGGCAGAGGGGCCAGCAGTCCAGGGAGGGACGGTGCAGGAGGGAGCACATATCAAAGGGAAAGAGTCTGGCCTCAGTGAAAGTGCCCAGAAGGGAAAGGCTGAGGGTGTTTCAGAAGACACACAGGGTGACTCCGGGGCTcaggagcagaggaagaaaagtcCCATGCGAGGAAGCCCAGATGCGGGAGCTGCTGCCACGGATGGGAGCTGCTGTGAG GATGTTGTAAACCTGGATGCAGCTGTTGTGCCCTCCATAGGGCCCCAGGACAAGGAAGAAACTGTCCTCTAA